A single genomic interval of Helianthus annuus cultivar XRQ/B chromosome 13, HanXRQr2.0-SUNRISE, whole genome shotgun sequence harbors:
- the LOC110901231 gene encoding uncharacterized protein LOC110901231, whose amino-acid sequence MRFTNLLHDITQRNVVDTQDSDEDDEGYGRTTQEHHLMPAVDNIVGPSSQFLVGDNNNDGFDDSESCSTEESSESEEAPPSDDGTSDDEAAVNQHTELTLAQPRPIIPARHDDPDEDEELRDYMCPDYEDNPMDVWNPKVKHIRLGMYFKSKQDVDLVIREWNIRRGREIFVMDSKPTLYKVKCYTRNKNFKNPFPHAPLCEWRATASKQKHQHLWQITNWAPAHTCYSTVVRNNNRCLRSKDIAAHILPQIRTDIALKVKHIRTHIKQAMSVDVTYTKAWRGRRKAIERIYGTWESNFQELPKYVLRLQSRNPGTVVSWFHHPHSAPGHPTFKYVFWAFGPSIRAFHLCQPVISVDGTHLKGGYRGKLLVAVTKNANNYIMPVAYALVDEETVHSWCWFFQNLREYVTKDCNSRICVLSDPHAGIINAMENLLDWREPNAYHRYCLWHVRSNFSGRFKTKSLRKLCWMIGSTSQRRKYLWAVREMQMLNRGAWNYLNDIDKSKWTIVHDRGNRRWGNLTTNISESMNNVLREARLLPVKALTHYTFTKDVSEYARHAQIAQSCNTPLPPRIWSRFNKLHSVAMQHEVSVYDVREGRYAVVSREETNDDGGNKYTVEYGRSRCSCGKWQMLRFPCSHAIAVCAWMGEQPHDVTYSIFHTTTYQEQYSGHFFTLGHKDEWEEADWTIQGDPSRVTTHRGRVRSRRIQNEMDVNYHDEPQARRCSRCGETGHNRKTCGRC is encoded by the coding sequence ATGAGGTTCACAAACCTTCTGCATGACATTACACAACGTAATGTTGTTGACACCCAAGATTCTGATGAAGATGACGAGGGATACGGGCGAACAACTCAAGAACACCACTTGATGCCTGCTGTTGATAACATAGTAGGTCCGTCCTCCCAGTTTCTGGTGGGTGACAACAATAATGACGGTTTTGATGATTCGGAAAGTTGCAGCACCGAAGAGAGTTCTGAAAGTGAAGAGGCACCACCATCCGACGATGGTACTTCTGACGACGAGGCTGCAGTCAACCAACATACTGAGTTGACCCTGGCTCAGCCGCGGCCTATCATTCCAGCGAGACATGACGACCCAGACGAGGACGAGGAACTTAGGGATTACATGTGTCCGGATTATGAAGATAATCCAATGGACGTATGGAATCCAAAAGTAAAACATATACGTCTCGGCATGTATTTCAAGTCAAAACAGGATGTGGACCTTGTTATCCGAGAATGGAACATTCGCCGTGGAAGGGAAATTTTTGTGATGGATAGCAAACCAACTTTATACAAAGTTAAATGCTACACgagaaacaaaaattttaaaaacccttTCCCTCATGCTCCTTTGTGTGAATGGCGTGCAACGGCatcaaaacagaaacaccaacacCTTTGGCAAATTACCAACTGGGCGCCTGCCCACACTTGTTATTCCACGGTGGTACGCAACAACAACAGGTGCCTTAGATCTAAGGATATTGCTGCACACATCCTGCCACAAATTCGTACAGACATTGCGTTGAAGGTGAAACACATCAGGACGCATATAAAGCAAGCGATGTCTGTCGATGTTACGTATACGAAGGCGTGGCGTGGACGAAGAAAGGCAATTGAGAGGATATATGGAACCTGGGAAAGCAACTTTCAGGAGCTGCCAAAGTACGTGTTACGGCTTCAGTCTCGAAACCCTGGTACGGTGGTTTCATGGTTTCATCACCCGCACTCGGCTCCAGGACATCCAACATTCAAATATGTTTTTTGGGCATTTGGTCCTTCTATTCGCGCGTTTCATCTTTGCCAGCCTGTCATCTCTGTGGACGGCACACACTTGAAAGGAGGGTACCGTGGTAAGTTGTTGGTTGCGGTAACCAAAAACGCCAACAACTACATAATGCCAGTGGCGTACGCGCTAGTTGACGAAGAGACGGTTCATAGTTGGTGTTGGTTTTTCCAAAATTTGAGAGAATACGTCACCAAAGACTGTAACAGTAGAATTTGTGTTCTATCAGACCCTCATGCCGGGATAATTAATGCGATGGAGAACCTTCTGGATTGGAGGGAACCAAACGCCTACCACCGTTATTGTCTTTGGCATGTCAGAAGCAATTTTAGTGGTAGGTTCAAGACCAAATCTCTTAGGAAGCTGTGTTGGATGATCGGGAGCACAAGTCAACGAAGAAAGTATCTTTGGGCTGTGAGGGAAATGCAGATGTTAAATCGGGGTGCTTGGAACTACCTGAACGACATCGACAAAAGCAAGTGGACTATTGTTCATGACCGCGGAAACCGTCGTTGGGGTAACCTTACGACGAACATATCTGAGTCTATGAATAATGTCTTACGGGAAGCAAGACTCCTGCCAGTAAAAGCCTTAACTCATTATACGTTCACCAAGGACGTATCAGAGTATGCTCGCCACGCGCAGATAGCCCAAAGCTGCAATACCCCTCTACCCCCTCGAATTTGGTCCAGGTTTAACAAGTTGCATTCCGTAGCCATGCAACATGAAGTGTCCGTCTACGATGTCAGAGAAGGTCGTTACGCGGTGGTTTCAAGGGAAGAAACCAATGATGACGGTGGAAACAAGTACACCGTTGAATACGGACGCAGCCGGTGCTCATGCGGGAAATGGCAAATGCTTAGATTCCCTTGTTCCCATGCTATCGCAGTTTGCGCTTGGATGGGTGAGCAACCACATGACGTTACCTACTCCATATTCCACACCACCACCTATCAGGAACAGTATAGCGGTCATTTTTTCACCCTGGGACACAAAGATGAGTGGGAAGAAGCGGACTGGACAATTCAAGGGGACCCTTCGAGGGTCACAACACATCGTGGCAGGGTTCGTTCAAGAAGAATTCAAAACGAGATGGATGTTAACTACCACGATGAACCCCAGGCACGTCGATGCAGCAGATGCGGAGAAACCGGGCACAACAGGAAGACCTGTGGCCGATGTTAA
- the LOC110901234 gene encoding uncharacterized protein LOC110901234 yields MAEMKYHLRINSFWKEYTKWTYHGDTATIAEVSDVTPQDGMGNVIEDIRGERMEEDTYLNQENSNGDSSGVVDDFEDLVKEVETELYPGCTKYSSIDFLAKLLNIKDTYHLQNEAVDRILSLLRESMLEGNKIPPSYYVAKKTFKKFGLAYEMIDVCTNDCALFWKENESLQNCPVCNESRRVDKDTKGTNVARKVLRYFPLTPRLRRLYCSRNTTKDMIWHSTGRSEDGTMRHPVDGSAWQDFDKKYPNFAMEPRNVRLGLAADGFNPFNNGSGSSTHSTWPVIFTTYNLPPWLCMRESTFMLTLLIPGPKSPRKDMDVFLRPLVDELKQLWQTGVRTKDAATNTYFTMKALLLWTINDFPARSSLSGWSGQGYMACPTCNQDTPSIRVTSKCAYVGHRRFLDANHPWRTSLDFNGRPETRDPPRQFSPADIEAQLDRLINRLPGKHPAFGGGRITRSDFELNWSRRSIFFDLEYWSSLQLKHNLDVMHIEKNVCDSLLDTLLMNDKGKDTPNDRSDLEKLNIRPTQWLKQSGGKFLSPHPKYSFKSDDRKLFCEFIKNVKLPDGFGSNISKRVIDNNANITGLKSHDCHILMQCLIPIGQLCSRTLSVDDMKKAKDDIVTILCKLEMIYPPAFFDIMVHLLVHLPDEAIAGGPVAFRWMYPFERYMKKLKNYVKNPARPEGCIAEGYVFEEALTFCSMYLKDVQTKFNRPNRNDDVVVEKRKLWVFESKCRPVGATKNKYLSFIEKSKMEWFVLENCT; encoded by the exons ATGGCAGAAATGAAATACCATTTGCGTATTAACAGTTTTTGGAAGGAATACACAAAGTGGACCTATCACGGAGACACGGCTACAATTGCAGAAGTAAGCGATGTTACGCCACAAGACGGTATGGGAAACGTTATTGAAGACATTAGGGGGGAGCGTATGGAAGAAGATACATACCTTAACCAAGAGAACTCGAATGGAGATAGTAGCggtgttgttgatgattttgaAGACCTGGTAAAGGAAGTTGAAACAGAATTATATCCTGGTTGTACCAAGTATTCTTCTATCGACTTTTTAGCAAAGCTTTTGAATATAAAGGATACGTACCATTTGCAAAATGAAGCAGTAGATCGAATCCTCTCGTTGTTGCGAGAGTCAATGCTAGAAGGCAACAAGATTCCCCCTTCGTATTATGTTGCTAAGAAGACATTTAAGAAGTTTGGTTTGGCATATGAGATGATAGATGTGTGCACAAATGATTGTGCTCTCTTTTGGAAAGAAAACGAATCCTTGCAAAATTGTCCCGTTTGTAATGAGAGTCGACGGGTCGATAAAGACACCAAAGGCACGAATGTGGCTCGTAAGGTGTTACGATACTTTCCTTTGACGCCTAGACTACGACGTTTGTATTGTTCAAGGAACACAACGAAAGATATGATATGGCATAGTACCGGACGATCGGAAGATGGGACTATGCGTCATCCAGTTGATGGATCTGCATGGCAAGACTTTGATAAAAAGTACCCAAACTTCGCGATGGAGCCACGAAATGTTCGCTTAGGGCTTGCAGCTGATGGTTTTAATCCCTTTAACAACGGTAGTGGATCCTCAACTCATAGCACGTGGCCGGTTATATTCACCACATATAATCTGCCTCCCTGGCTATGCATGCGAGAGTCCACATTCATGTTGACCTTGTTAATTCCTGGCCCTAAATCACCTAGGAAAGACATGGACGTTTTCCTTAGACCGTTAGTGGATGAGCTTAAGCAATTGTGGCAGACAGGTGTACGTACTAAAGACGCAGCAACAAACACATACTTCACAATGAAGGCGTTGTTGTTATGGACCATAAATGACTTTCCAGCACGTAGTAGTCTATCAGGTTGGAGCGGACAAGGCTACATGGCATGCCCAACTTGTAACCAAGACACTCCTTCAATACGTGTAACTAGTAAATGTGCTTATGTTGGTCATCGTCGGTTCTTAGATGCCAACCATCCTTGGAGAACAAGTCTCGACTTTAACGGGAGACCCGAGACACGAGACCCTCCGAGACAGTTTAGCCCAGCTGACATAGAAGCTCAACTCGATCGTTTAATTAATCGTCTACCAGGAAAGCATCCAGCTTTTGGAGGTGGGAGGATAACCCGGTCAGATTTCGAGTTGAACTGGTCTAGAAGAAGCATATTTTTTGACCTTGAGTATTGGTCTTCTCTACAGCTGAAACATAACTTAGATGTAATGCATATAGAGAAAAATGTGTGCGACAGCTTGCTCGATACTCTTCTAATGAACGATAAGGGCAAAGACACGCCAAATGATCGGTCTGACTTGGAAAAACTAAACATTCGGCCGACACAATGGCTGAAACAATCAGGTGGCAAGTTCTTAAGTCCCCACCCAAAGTACTCATTCAAGTCCGATGACCGAAAACTTTTTTGTGAgtttataaaaaatgttaaattaCCAGATGGGTTTGGATCTAATATCAGTAAGAGGGTGATAGATAACAATGCTAACATTACCGGGTTGAAATCTCATgactgtcatatcctcatgcaaTGTTTGATACCGATTGGG CAACTTTGCTCTAGAACACTATCGGTGGATGATATGAAGAAAGCAAAGGATGACATTGTTACCATCTTATGCAAGTTAGAGATGATCTATCCACCTGCGTTTTTTGACATTATGGTTCATTTACTTGTGCATTTACCTGATGAAGCGATTGCGGGAGGTCCAGTAGCTTTTAGATGGATGTATCCATTTGAAAGGTACATGAAAAAACTAAAGAACTATGTCAAAAACCCGGCAAGGCCTGAAGGTTGTATAGCTGAAGGTTATGTGTTTGAAGAAGCTCTAACATTTTGTTCAATGTACCTTAAAGATGTTCAGACTAAGTTCAATCGCCCAAATAGAAACGATGATGTTGTTGTTGAAAAAAGAAAGTTATGGGTGTTTGAGTCCAAATGTCGTCCTGTTGGCGCAACAAAGAACAAATATCTATCATTCATCGAAAAAAGCAAGATGGAATGGTTTGTCCTCGAAAACTGCACATAA